One window of the Actinomycetota bacterium genome contains the following:
- a CDS encoding glycosyltransferase family 4 protein — MSRARPDVRILLSAFVCEPDAGSERGNGWTWAQRLAQDHEVVVLTDRSFRSAIEERLATEPEPRLHVEYVGSGLRGLRGLPRLRYYGAWQRLALARALQLERTAVFDVIHHVTFGAHRLPSYLWKLDAPFIWGPVGGGEGVSPLFYLPRWMGWRESLRELARALSNLLVRIDPRVRRTATNADVIAVTTDQTRDALPRSARVRAQVLPSTIVQWHTLEELASATPRPGPRSGLRVVYAGRLLGWKGGGLALHAFAAYADRRPDAELHIYGDGRNRRWLERLATRLGVDGRVQFHGRVPRSELIRAYSDFNLFLFPSLHDSSGFVTIEAQAAGLPIVCLDTGGPGAQVPAAAGVKVTPRRPDQTVRDLVRGLDHLTDDDGAWWAASAAARAHALDPSSTPSIETMIARLYGPVTGWTP; from the coding sequence GTGAGCCGGGCCAGGCCTGACGTGCGCATCCTCCTCAGCGCCTTCGTGTGTGAACCCGATGCCGGATCGGAACGGGGCAACGGCTGGACCTGGGCACAGCGACTCGCGCAGGATCACGAGGTCGTCGTGCTGACCGACCGTTCCTTCCGATCAGCGATCGAGGAGCGACTCGCCACGGAGCCAGAGCCGAGGCTCCACGTCGAGTACGTCGGGAGCGGCCTACGTGGGCTCCGCGGCCTCCCACGCCTCCGCTATTACGGCGCGTGGCAGCGGCTGGCGCTGGCCCGGGCCCTCCAGCTGGAGCGCACGGCCGTCTTCGACGTCATCCATCACGTCACCTTCGGCGCGCACCGCCTGCCGTCGTACCTGTGGAAGCTGGACGCACCTTTCATCTGGGGTCCCGTCGGTGGAGGGGAAGGCGTCTCGCCGCTGTTCTACCTGCCGCGATGGATGGGCTGGCGTGAGTCGCTTCGGGAGCTCGCGCGAGCCCTGTCCAACCTGCTGGTGCGCATCGATCCCCGCGTCCGTCGGACGGCCACGAACGCGGATGTCATCGCCGTGACGACCGACCAGACCCGGGACGCCCTGCCGCGATCGGCCCGTGTCCGCGCGCAGGTGCTGCCCTCCACGATCGTGCAGTGGCACACGCTCGAGGAACTGGCCAGTGCCACGCCCCGTCCCGGGCCGCGCTCCGGTCTGCGCGTGGTGTACGCAGGTCGGTTGCTCGGCTGGAAAGGTGGCGGCCTCGCGCTTCACGCCTTCGCGGCCTACGCCGACCGCCGACCAGATGCGGAGCTGCACATCTACGGGGACGGACGCAACCGGCGGTGGTTGGAGCGGCTGGCGACACGGCTCGGCGTCGACGGACGGGTCCAGTTCCACGGACGCGTCCCACGGTCCGAGCTGATACGGGCGTACAGCGACTTCAACCTGTTCCTGTTCCCGAGCCTGCACGACTCCAGCGGCTTCGTGACCATCGAGGCGCAGGCGGCCGGCCTGCCGATCGTGTGTCTGGATACCGGGGGACCTGGCGCACAGGTTCCGGCAGCGGCGGGCGTGAAAGTGACACCTCGCCGACCCGACCAGACGGTGCGCGACCTCGTGCGAGGTCTCGACCACCTCACCGATGACGACGGAGCGTGGTGGGCGGCCTCCGCCGCGGCGCGTGCGCACGCCCTGGACCCAAGCTCGACCCCCTCGATCGAGACCATGATCGCACGGCTGTACGGGCCCGTCACCGGCTGGACGCCATGA
- a CDS encoding right-handed parallel beta-helix repeat-containing protein, with protein MRRLRRLGAVAAATLTLVAGCTPEGDGPRTDRTPFVRPERTPRPVVTGTPAEIRLEVGDDFQRIVDRTPPGSTYVIATGVHRLQQVIPHDGDVFRGEPGAVLNGARLLAPESFDRDDEGRWFVDGQTQDGLERGQPDEGATEAIRHPEELFVDGDRRLVHVLSLGELTPGTFHLDYGADRLYLGEDPTAFASIEASVTSFAFGGTGVRGVTIEDIVVEKYASPAQFGAVGGAPPEEFPYDWTIRRVEARLNHGGGIGISPGVTIEDSDVHHNGQIGLVGFGEDRSTEEAGYSARVAVLRTRIHHNNVLGFRWTHEAGGTKIKRTTAGSLIEHVWSHDNHGPGLWLDIENHAAVVRANRIEDNVGAGIFYEISAGPTTIEHNEVRNNGHHDGGRFTAGIVISNSSDVTVRNNVLAGNARGVAAISRGDRHPATTRLVVLDNDITMSTGWTGLDLARDADKALLQPEGDNRFDGNTYRVADQGARWWFWDRDVSWAQWQDLGHDVGGHLVVGEGETTERARRGFRLADYGPRS; from the coding sequence ATGCGGCGCCTGCGGAGGTTGGGCGCCGTCGCCGCTGCGACGCTCACGCTCGTTGCCGGGTGCACCCCGGAGGGCGACGGACCGCGGACCGACCGCACGCCGTTCGTGCGCCCCGAGCGCACGCCCCGCCCCGTCGTCACCGGGACCCCGGCGGAGATCCGCCTTGAGGTAGGCGACGACTTCCAGCGCATCGTTGACCGGACGCCACCCGGCTCGACCTACGTCATCGCGACCGGCGTGCATCGCCTCCAGCAGGTGATCCCCCACGACGGCGACGTCTTCCGTGGCGAGCCGGGAGCAGTGCTGAACGGTGCCCGGCTGCTGGCGCCGGAGAGCTTCGATCGTGATGACGAGGGGCGCTGGTTCGTGGACGGGCAGACGCAGGACGGTCTCGAGCGGGGACAGCCGGACGAGGGCGCCACCGAGGCGATACGCCATCCCGAGGAACTTTTCGTCGACGGTGACCGCAGGCTCGTCCACGTGCTCTCGCTCGGGGAGCTCACGCCCGGGACGTTCCACCTCGACTACGGCGCCGATCGGCTCTACCTGGGCGAGGACCCCACGGCCTTCGCTTCCATCGAGGCGTCCGTGACCTCGTTCGCGTTCGGTGGCACCGGGGTCCGAGGGGTGACGATCGAGGACATCGTGGTCGAGAAGTACGCATCCCCGGCACAGTTCGGAGCGGTGGGTGGCGCACCACCCGAGGAGTTCCCCTACGACTGGACCATCCGACGCGTCGAGGCACGCCTCAACCACGGTGGCGGGATCGGCATCTCCCCCGGTGTGACGATCGAGGACTCAGACGTGCACCACAACGGCCAGATCGGGCTGGTCGGCTTCGGTGAAGATCGCAGCACCGAGGAGGCCGGGTACAGCGCGCGCGTGGCCGTGCTCCGTACCCGCATCCACCACAACAACGTCCTGGGGTTCCGGTGGACGCACGAGGCCGGCGGCACGAAGATCAAGCGGACCACGGCTGGCAGCCTCATCGAGCACGTGTGGTCGCACGACAACCACGGTCCGGGGTTGTGGCTCGACATCGAGAACCACGCGGCGGTGGTCCGTGCCAACCGCATCGAGGACAACGTGGGGGCGGGCATCTTCTACGAGATCAGTGCGGGGCCGACGACGATCGAGCACAACGAGGTGCGCAACAACGGTCACCACGACGGTGGTCGGTTCACTGCCGGGATCGTCATCAGCAACTCCAGCGATGTGACGGTCCGCAACAACGTCCTGGCTGGCAACGCACGCGGGGTCGCCGCCATCTCGCGTGGCGATCGTCATCCCGCTACCACGCGACTGGTCGTGCTCGACAACGACATCACGATGTCGACGGGCTGGACAGGACTCGACCTCGCGCGGGATGCCGACAAGGCACTGCTCCAGCCAGAGGGCGACAACCGCTTCGACGGGAACACGTACCGCGTGGCGGACCAGGGTGCGCGGTGGTGGTTCTGGGATCGCGACGTGAGCTGGGCTCAGTGGCAGGATCTCGGCCACGACGTGGGCGGCCACCTGGTCGTCGGTGAGGGAGAAACGACAGAGCGGGCCAGGCGAGGGTTCCGGCTCGCGGACTACGGTCCGAGGTCGTAG
- a CDS encoding glycosyltransferase, which produces MALPTISVVVPSYNQARWLDEALRSILEQDVDVELIVMDGGSTDGSVDIIRRYEDRIAYWHSQPDAGQTMAIREGFRRATGEVLGWLNSDDVLCRGALRAVAEAFHRDPSIRWLYGDGITIDEDSRELIHRPNVQIDPDDLYNLHLYLPQECTYFRADLYRQAGEVDPALRYAMDYDLWLRLAALAPPRHLTAWVGKFRVVEGQKSADIGAYVAEEEQVKSRHAHAFRVYGPGERVARMLAVRGSRLARRIQVDGPARALQHALRVARGGQVSPGSEPRTAVGILAVGGIGVVGIATLIGRMLRRR; this is translated from the coding sequence TTGGCGCTGCCGACGATCAGCGTCGTCGTCCCCTCGTACAACCAGGCCCGGTGGCTCGACGAGGCCCTGCGCTCCATCCTGGAACAGGACGTCGATGTCGAGCTGATCGTCATGGACGGTGGTTCCACGGACGGGTCGGTGGACATCATCCGCCGTTACGAAGACCGTATCGCGTACTGGCATTCGCAGCCGGACGCAGGCCAGACGATGGCGATCCGCGAGGGGTTCCGCCGGGCGACGGGTGAGGTGCTGGGGTGGCTGAACAGCGACGACGTCCTCTGCCGCGGTGCCCTGCGGGCCGTCGCCGAGGCCTTCCACCGGGACCCCTCGATCCGCTGGCTCTACGGGGACGGCATCACGATCGACGAGGACTCACGCGAACTCATCCACCGGCCCAACGTCCAGATCGATCCCGATGATCTGTACAACCTGCACCTCTACCTCCCACAGGAATGCACCTACTTCCGGGCTGACCTGTACCGGCAGGCAGGCGAGGTGGATCCGGCACTGCGCTACGCGATGGACTACGACCTCTGGCTGCGACTGGCCGCACTTGCCCCACCTCGTCACCTAACCGCCTGGGTCGGCAAGTTCCGGGTGGTCGAGGGGCAGAAGTCAGCGGACATCGGCGCGTACGTGGCCGAGGAGGAGCAGGTCAAGTCGCGGCACGCTCACGCCTTCCGTGTCTACGGGCCGGGCGAACGCGTCGCGCGGATGCTCGCCGTGCGCGGCTCGCGCCTGGCTCGCCGGATCCAGGTGGACGGCCCCGCTCGTGCCCTTCAGCACGCCCTCCGGGTCGCCCGCGGCGGTCAGGTCTCGCCCGGTTCCGAGCCGCGAACGGCGGTAGGGATCCTGGCAGTCGGGGGGATCGGGGTCGTCGGTATCGCCACGCTCATCGGACGGATGCTGCGTCGTCGATGA
- a CDS encoding sulfotransferase gives MSGLPNLVNAGVTKAGTTSLFGYLAQHPDVCAADEKDINYFSPLRFGDAPEATLDEYAAHFSHCTGQRYRLDASPDYFTGGAALVEALDRALPDPRVIIVLRDPVARLWSSYTFKRARGVLPDGSTFRSVFEADLEARRTGADRTRAGEHHRTLSTGFYLENLRPWMELLGNRLSIVFLEQLAADPVGRMRQVFGWLGIDTSVADRLEYSVRNPTVHARSQGLRRVAETINRRLDPFFRRFPRVEQGLRSLYTRVNAGDLGERFTEEDREMVAHLYGAATAELADYLRDHGYDDLPHWLGPAGS, from the coding sequence TTGAGCGGCCTGCCGAACCTCGTCAACGCGGGGGTCACCAAGGCGGGAACGACCTCGCTGTTCGGCTACCTCGCCCAGCATCCCGACGTCTGCGCGGCCGACGAGAAGGACATCAACTACTTCTCGCCCCTCCGGTTCGGTGATGCTCCCGAGGCCACCCTCGACGAGTACGCGGCCCACTTCTCCCACTGCACCGGGCAGCGCTACCGGCTCGATGCCTCCCCCGATTACTTCACCGGGGGCGCAGCGTTGGTGGAGGCACTCGATCGCGCTTTGCCGGATCCACGGGTGATCATCGTGCTGCGGGACCCCGTCGCGCGGCTGTGGTCGAGCTACACGTTCAAGCGGGCACGAGGGGTGCTGCCCGACGGGAGCACCTTCCGCAGCGTCTTCGAAGCCGACCTCGAGGCCCGGCGCACGGGAGCCGACCGGACGCGGGCCGGTGAGCACCACCGCACCCTGTCGACCGGCTTCTACCTCGAGAACCTCCGACCGTGGATGGAGCTGCTCGGGAACCGGCTCTCCATCGTGTTCCTCGAACAGCTCGCGGCCGATCCGGTGGGTCGGATGCGGCAGGTCTTCGGTTGGCTCGGGATCGACACCAGCGTGGCGGACCGCCTGGAGTACAGCGTTCGCAACCCCACCGTCCACGCACGCAGCCAGGGCCTGCGGCGCGTCGCTGAGACCATCAACCGTCGGCTCGATCCGTTCTTCCGCCGCTTCCCGCGGGTCGAGCAGGGCCTGCGATCGCTGTACACCCGCGTGAACGCGGGCGACCTCGGCGAACGGTTCACCGAGGAGGATCGGGAGATGGTGGCCCACCTCTACGGTGCGGCGACCGCGGAACTCGCCGACTACCTGCGCGATCACGGCTACGACGACCTGCCGCACTGGCTCGGACCAGCCGGGAGTTGA
- a CDS encoding glycosyltransferase, with protein MRVLLVYRALFRDRDEALEVRELIAGVAESIPSNAVVEVTNGRERFVPRGRDLEPLGPLRLREARYDVAHVHLALPVAHLLLALALRLRGARIVLTPMAMLGDDFASGSWFRPVSPVRRALKPMAVRLQRMLWCWIARSFVCASREEIVQAHLPAERCLLVPLAVPDSPLAAAAARAALPGERAPDGPVAFTTRFDVHRKGIDRLCRWLDKRRDVLPRPAVLLLAPSDDPVPPNLGQLIADGVLEWDSSTRGADLLPRLAGCRGQMLLSRYDGQPRVLREAAVLGLPTLSTRASHFAEAVAALGTGAIVDGDDLDDITAAYSSLPGQPRNAEAARRLFSRGRIGAYLWNAYGGIALAESSAPRSYYDEVAEGGEGS; from the coding sequence TTGCGGGTGCTGCTCGTCTACCGCGCGCTGTTCCGAGATCGCGACGAGGCCCTCGAGGTCCGCGAGCTGATCGCCGGCGTCGCCGAGAGCATCCCCAGCAACGCCGTGGTCGAGGTCACCAACGGTCGGGAGCGGTTCGTCCCGAGGGGTCGGGATCTGGAGCCGCTGGGACCTCTGCGTCTGCGCGAAGCACGCTACGACGTCGCGCACGTGCACCTGGCACTGCCCGTCGCACACCTCCTCCTCGCGCTGGCCCTGCGTCTGCGAGGCGCGCGGATCGTGCTGACGCCGATGGCGATGCTGGGGGACGACTTCGCCAGTGGGTCGTGGTTCCGTCCGGTGTCGCCGGTCCGCCGAGCCTTGAAGCCGATGGCCGTGCGTCTGCAGCGGATGCTGTGGTGCTGGATCGCCCGGTCGTTCGTGTGCGCGTCGCGCGAGGAGATCGTGCAGGCGCACCTACCGGCCGAGCGCTGCCTCCTCGTACCGCTGGCGGTGCCCGACTCCCCTCTCGCGGCCGCCGCCGCGAGGGCCGCCCTGCCTGGGGAGCGCGCTCCCGACGGCCCGGTCGCGTTCACGACCCGCTTCGATGTCCATCGCAAGGGCATCGATCGGCTGTGTCGCTGGCTGGACAAGCGTCGGGACGTGCTGCCTCGCCCCGCGGTGCTGTTGCTGGCGCCGTCCGATGATCCCGTCCCGCCGAACCTGGGACAGCTGATCGCTGACGGCGTGCTCGAGTGGGACTCAAGCACGCGCGGTGCGGACCTGCTCCCTCGTCTGGCTGGCTGTCGTGGCCAGATGTTGCTCAGCCGCTACGACGGTCAGCCCCGGGTGCTGAGAGAGGCTGCGGTGCTCGGCCTGCCGACGCTGTCGACCCGCGCCAGCCACTTCGCGGAGGCCGTGGCGGCGCTCGGAACCGGTGCGATCGTCGACGGTGACGACCTCGACGACATCACCGCGGCGTACTCCTCGCTCCCTGGACAGCCACGGAACGCCGAAGCGGCGCGCCGTTTGTTCTCGAGGGGCCGTATCGGCGCGTACCTGTGGAACGCCTACGGTGGGATCGCGCTCGCGGAAAGCAGCGCGCCAAGGAGCTACTACGACGAGGTCGCCGAGGGAGGGGAAGGGTCTTGA
- a CDS encoding cell wall-binding repeat-containing protein — translation MLPRPFALLAALAVLLTMVSVPVAPAAAASTTRVAGADRVATSVAVATFGWDSADAVVVARADDPADALSGSALAGALGAPMLITPTAQLDPAVAEEVRRLGARRAFVLGGTSALSDRVVSGLRAAGVDTVTRIAGRDRFDTAGRIAAQLDTPSGGTALLVGGWADALGVSGFAAQRAAAGSPWPVLVTGDHVPAATLEALRDLDIRRVVIVGGPAAVTPEVEMALAHSGFGVDRVGGPTRYATSRAVAELAGTGGALVTATGGDFPDGLAAGPLAARLGGTLLLVPSAPTPESVNAWFDLARRHDEPVVIGGHAAVPADTADRLSAIVRGEERRHVVRVEPSDDLAEVVADNPPATVYRLAAGVHRGASVRPEDGDSFVGEPGAILSGAVDLSVGAVDWHRSGDAWYVSGQKQGRAGTGEIATGGNHRHRRPEELFVGDVRYEHVGSRDRLGPGRWFFDYPADRIWISEDPRGLGRIEASVTEQAFSGEEVRDVVLDNVIVEKYANRTGRGAINGHRTTNWVVRNCTARWNHGPGVSIGPGMQLSGCDIHGNGQIGLTGSCTYRSGPREGAAIPTVITGNRIHHNAVLDFAWTWEAGALKIARCSNGVRFENNWVHDNDGPGPWFDGSNRHAVVRSNLVERNAQRGIFYEISSQGRVFWNTVRDNAVGVEPAVEAPGIFISNSDHTSVFQNLVSGSPSGIVARSAADREPRVTHLRVYDNDVAYTGGRTGLNVDRGEPFDAYTSWGNSFHDNTYRLPDLEGRWFLWGDDLAKTPDQWRRLGQDRDGTFLTATEAGSLPSHAVAFEAGTYGAR, via the coding sequence GTGCTCCCACGTCCGTTCGCCCTGCTCGCCGCCCTCGCGGTGCTGCTCACGATGGTCTCGGTACCGGTGGCACCTGCCGCCGCCGCCTCGACGACCCGTGTCGCCGGTGCCGACCGGGTCGCGACCTCGGTGGCTGTGGCGACGTTCGGGTGGGACTCCGCCGATGCGGTCGTGGTCGCGCGGGCTGACGATCCCGCCGATGCCCTCTCGGGCTCCGCGCTCGCGGGTGCGTTGGGCGCGCCGATGCTGATCACCCCGACCGCCCAGCTCGACCCTGCTGTGGCCGAGGAGGTGCGACGGCTCGGGGCGCGCCGAGCCTTCGTCCTTGGCGGCACCTCAGCGCTCTCCGACCGGGTGGTGTCCGGGCTCCGCGCGGCCGGTGTCGACACGGTCACGAGGATCGCAGGAAGGGACCGGTTCGACACGGCGGGACGCATCGCCGCACAACTCGACACACCCAGCGGCGGGACGGCGCTGCTCGTCGGCGGCTGGGCTGACGCCCTCGGTGTCTCGGGCTTCGCTGCACAACGGGCTGCGGCAGGCTCCCCCTGGCCGGTGCTCGTCACCGGCGATCACGTGCCCGCCGCCACCCTCGAGGCGCTTCGTGACCTCGACATCCGGCGCGTCGTGATCGTCGGCGGACCGGCAGCGGTGACCCCCGAGGTCGAGATGGCGCTGGCGCACAGCGGCTTCGGTGTCGACCGCGTCGGCGGGCCCACGCGTTACGCGACGTCCCGGGCCGTCGCCGAGCTGGCGGGGACGGGCGGGGCGCTCGTGACCGCGACCGGGGGCGACTTCCCCGACGGCCTCGCCGCAGGACCCCTCGCGGCCAGACTCGGCGGAACCCTCCTGCTGGTGCCGTCGGCACCGACACCGGAGAGCGTGAACGCCTGGTTCGACCTGGCGCGACGGCACGACGAGCCAGTGGTCATCGGTGGTCACGCCGCGGTACCCGCTGACACGGCTGACCGGCTCAGCGCCATCGTGCGGGGCGAGGAGCGACGCCACGTCGTTCGCGTCGAGCCCAGCGACGACCTCGCTGAGGTCGTGGCCGACAACCCACCCGCGACCGTCTACCGCCTGGCCGCGGGCGTCCACCGTGGTGCCAGCGTTCGGCCGGAGGATGGCGATTCCTTCGTGGGCGAGCCCGGCGCGATCCTGTCCGGCGCGGTCGATCTCTCGGTCGGCGCGGTGGACTGGCATCGGTCAGGTGATGCCTGGTACGTCAGCGGCCAGAAGCAGGGCCGTGCCGGTACCGGGGAGATCGCGACCGGTGGGAACCATCGCCACCGACGTCCCGAGGAGCTGTTCGTCGGTGACGTCCGCTACGAGCACGTCGGTTCCCGAGACCGGCTGGGACCAGGTCGGTGGTTCTTCGACTACCCGGCTGACCGCATCTGGATCAGTGAGGACCCGAGAGGCCTGGGCCGCATCGAGGCGAGTGTCACCGAGCAGGCGTTCAGTGGCGAAGAGGTACGTGACGTCGTACTCGACAACGTGATCGTCGAGAAGTACGCCAACCGTACGGGGCGCGGCGCCATCAACGGCCACCGCACGACCAACTGGGTGGTACGCAACTGCACCGCCAGGTGGAACCACGGGCCCGGGGTGAGCATCGGCCCGGGGATGCAGCTGAGCGGCTGCGACATCCACGGGAACGGCCAGATCGGCCTCACCGGCAGCTGCACCTACCGCAGCGGGCCGCGCGAGGGTGCGGCCATCCCCACGGTCATCACCGGCAACCGCATCCACCACAACGCGGTGCTCGACTTCGCCTGGACGTGGGAGGCCGGGGCGCTGAAGATCGCGCGCTGTAGCAACGGTGTCCGCTTCGAGAACAACTGGGTCCACGACAACGACGGCCCCGGACCGTGGTTCGATGGTTCCAACCGGCATGCCGTCGTGCGCTCCAACCTCGTCGAACGCAACGCCCAACGCGGGATCTTCTACGAGATCAGTTCGCAGGGTCGTGTCTTCTGGAACACGGTGCGGGACAACGCGGTCGGGGTGGAACCCGCGGTCGAGGCTCCCGGGATCTTCATCAGCAACAGCGATCACACCTCGGTGTTCCAGAACCTGGTCTCCGGGAGTCCGTCCGGGATCGTCGCTCGGTCGGCTGCTGATCGAGAACCCCGCGTCACGCATCTACGCGTGTACGACAACGACGTGGCGTACACCGGTGGCAGGACCGGGTTGAACGTCGATCGTGGCGAGCCTTTCGATGCCTACACCTCGTGGGGGAACAGCTTCCACGACAACACCTACCGCCTGCCCGATCTGGAGGGCCGGTGGTTCCTCTGGGGCGACGATCTCGCCAAGACCCCCGATCAGTGGCGACGACTGGGTCAGGACCGCGACGGCACGTTCCTCACCGCCACCGAGGCAGGCTCCCTTCCCTCGCACGCGGTGGCTTTCGAGGCTGGGACGTACGGTGCCCGCTAA